In the Syngnathus scovelli strain Florida chromosome 8, RoL_Ssco_1.2, whole genome shotgun sequence genome, one interval contains:
- the srpx gene encoding sushi repeat-containing protein SRPX: MVMWSLLLLCVHICVCSPYEGSGQHAYGDDEDWYTHAFKGSAWCAPIKVKHGDVSCRTPRGHHSKNAMGSRCKIRCKQGYESQSTEVVCMATKHWSSNYACREVRCPKMNMPMHGSFKCSDGSYYNSRCEFFCSPGFTLKGPKTATCQYNKAWSATVPTCVDEDPPKIKCPHVKDKWAEPGKLTARVTWDMPEGVDTADGILTDVILKGKAPRSDFPEGLHKMSYTVLDRAGNKGSCRFTVRVRVRRCSPLFPPDNGYMKCNSDGDNYGATCEFTCTGGADLQGSAARVCQYGLTWSGSDTNCAPMNINVGVRRAGALLEQFYEKRRLLVISAPTAANHNYRFQMTNLQHAQCGLDLRHITVIELVGNYPAQIGRIRHRLLPPMLALQLRLLLQIPQRSFQMVLVDKEGTDKQRYPFPITAAELFTTVDTFPLRKDEMLLQQAAGQTCQS; this comes from the exons ATGGTCATGTGGTCTCTGCTTCTGCTCTGTGTCCACATCTGCGTCTGCTCCCCATATGAAG GGTCAGGACAGCACGCCTACGGCGACGATGAGGACTGGTATACTCATGCGTTTAAAG GTTCAGCGTGGTGCGCGCCCATTAAGGTGAAGCACGGCGATGTGAGCTGCCGCACGCCAAGGGGACACCACTCCAAGAACGCCATGGGATCGCGTTGTAAAATCCGCTGCAAGCAAGGATACGAGTCCCAGAGCACCGAAGTGGTGTGCATGGCTACCAAACACTGGTCCTCCAACTATGCATGTCGAG AGGTCCGCTGTCCCAAGATGAACATGCCAATGCATGGCagctttaaatgttcagatggcTCTTACTACAACTCTCGCTGCGAGTTCTTCTGCTCGCCAGGATTCACGTTGAAGGGCCCCAAGACGGCAACGTGCCAGTACAACAAAGCCTGGAGTGCCACAGTCCCCACTTGTGTCG ACGAGGATCCTCCAAAGATCAAGTGTCCTCATGTGAAGGACAAGTGGGCAGAGCCAGGTAAACTGACAGCTAGGGTGACCTGGGATATGCCCGAAGGTGTGGACACTGCCGACGGCATCCTTACAGA cgtgatcctgaaagggaaaGCTCCCAGATCGGATTTCCCCGAAGGTCTTCACAAGATGTCCTACACAGTATTGGATCGTGCGGGGAATAAAGGATCCTGTCGCTTCACTGTCAGAGTACGAG TGCGACGCTGCAGTCCACTGTTCCCGCCCGACAATGGCTACATGAAATGCAACAGCGACGGCGACAACTACGGTGCGACCTGCGAATTTACCTGCACTGGCGGTGCCGATCTGCAGGGCAGTGCCGCCCGAGTCTGCCAGTATGGACTCACCTGGTCCGGAAGTGACACCAACTGTGCGC CCATGAACATTAATGTGGGGGTGCGGCGGGCCGGGGCGCTGCTCGAACAGTTCTACGAGAAGCGACGGCTCCTCGTTATCTCCGCCCCGACGGCTGCCAATCATAATTACCGCTTCCAGATGACCAATCTGCAG CATGCCCAGTGTGGACTGGACCTCCGTCACATCACCGTCATCGAGCTGGTCGGGAACTACCCGGCCCAAATTGGCCGTATTCGACACAGGCTCCTCCCCCCCATGCTAGCCTTGCAACTCAG GTTACTGCTCCAGATCCCACAAAGGTCTTTCCAGATGGTTCTAGTGGACAAGGAGGGCACGGACAAGCAACGCTACCCGTTCCCAATCACGGCGGCCGAGCTGTTTACCACTGTTGACACCTTCCCCCTGCGCAAGGACGAGATGCTGTTGCAGCAGGCCGCCGGACAAACTTGTCAATCATAA